The following proteins are encoded in a genomic region of Saccharopolyspora antimicrobica:
- a CDS encoding PDR/VanB family oxidoreductase, translating into MKVEVVEIVEAAAGIRALRLARADGAPFEAHRAGAHVDVTGPTGVLRQYSLCGPPDDRKSLLIAVKREPDSRGGSAALHAVAVGDHLEVGPPRNLLALAEDADHHVLVAGGIGVTPLLSMAHELRRTGAAFELHYFARSRAKAAFVDLLESDFGANVHFGVPRAEQPALFAGIAAELTPAAHVYTCGPEGFMEQVTEAFAPSVGADHVHVEHFTAAEVDTSADAPFTVELDTGEVFEVPADRSILSVLEEGGIDVAKSCEEGICGSCVSGVLDGVPDHRDNCLSSSDKAAGDQMALCVSRALTDKLVIELY; encoded by the coding sequence ATGAAGGTCGAGGTCGTCGAGATCGTCGAGGCGGCCGCCGGGATCCGCGCGCTCCGGCTGGCCCGCGCGGACGGCGCGCCCTTCGAGGCTCACCGAGCGGGCGCGCACGTGGACGTCACGGGCCCGACCGGAGTGCTGCGGCAGTACTCCCTCTGCGGACCGCCCGACGACCGGAAATCCCTGCTCATCGCGGTGAAGCGGGAACCCGACTCCCGGGGCGGTTCGGCCGCGCTGCACGCGGTGGCGGTCGGTGACCACCTGGAGGTCGGACCCCCGCGGAACCTGCTGGCCCTCGCCGAGGATGCGGACCACCACGTCCTCGTCGCCGGTGGGATTGGCGTGACGCCGCTGCTGAGCATGGCCCACGAGCTGCGCCGGACCGGGGCCGCGTTCGAACTGCACTACTTCGCCCGTTCCCGGGCCAAGGCGGCCTTCGTCGACCTGCTCGAAAGCGACTTCGGCGCCAACGTGCACTTCGGTGTGCCCCGTGCCGAACAACCGGCCCTGTTCGCCGGGATCGCTGCGGAGCTGACCCCGGCCGCGCACGTCTACACCTGCGGGCCCGAGGGATTCATGGAGCAGGTGACCGAAGCGTTCGCGCCTTCGGTCGGCGCGGACCACGTGCACGTCGAGCACTTCACCGCCGCCGAGGTCGATACCAGCGCGGATGCGCCGTTCACCGTGGAGCTCGACACCGGGGAGGTCTTCGAGGTCCCGGCCGACCGCTCGATCCTCTCGGTGCTGGAAGAGGGCGGCATCGACGTGGCGAAGTCCTGCGAGGAGGGCATTTGCGGCTCCTGCGTGTCGGGAGTTCTCGACGGTGTTCCCGACCATCGCGACAACTGTCTGTCCAGTTCGGACAAGGCGGCCGGTGATCAGATGGCCCTTTGTGTTTCACGGGCGCTGACTGACAAACTCGTGATCGAGCTGTACTGA